In one window of Miscanthus floridulus cultivar M001 chromosome 12, ASM1932011v1, whole genome shotgun sequence DNA:
- the LOC136498310 gene encoding peroxidase 44-like, with the protein MAVVVDALDAGYYAATCPDAEAIVQDAMSRLHYTDPTLAPAIIRMLFHDCFVRGCDASVMIVPTPLHTTSERTAVPNHTLRGFTAVDAVKRALEDACPGAVSCADALVLMARDAVALLGGARYGVALGRRDGTVSDPSEVDLPAPFAKLADVLDYFAARGFSAEETVVLFGAHTVGGAHCSSFRYRLTGPDDGTMDEALRRDMLDACGAADLPLDTDPATFFDPDTPFVVDNDFYKQLMSNRTLLQVDQEAATNPCTAPHVAYYAATPDAFVRRFSEAMAKLSNVGVLEGDAGEVRKVCSRYN; encoded by the coding sequence ATGGCAGTCGTCGTGGACGCTCTGGACGCGGGCTACTACGCGGCGACATGCCCGGACGCGGAGGCGATCGTGCAGGACGCCATGTCGCGGCTCCACTACACCGACCCAACGCTAGCTCCCGCCATCATCCGGATGCTgttccacgactgcttcgtccGGGGCTGCGACGCCTCCGTCATGATCGTGCCCACGCCGCTCCACACCACCTCCGAGCGCACCGCCGTGCCCAACCACACGCTCCGCGGCTTCACCGCCGTGGACGCCGTGAAGCGCGCGCTGGAGGACGCGTGCCCGGGCGCCGTGTCCTGCGCCGACGCGCTCGTGCTCATGGCGCGGGACGCCGTCGCGCTCCTCGGCGGGGCACGCTACGGCGTCGCGCTGGGGCGGCGCGACGGGACCGTGTCGGACCCGTCGGAGGTGGACCTGCCCGCGCCATTCGCCAAGCTCGCCGACGTGCTGGATTACTTCGCCGCCAGGGGGTTCTCGGCCGAGGAGACCGTCGTGCTCTTCGGCGCCCACACCGTCGGCGGCGCGCACTGCTCCTCTTTCCGGTACCGCCTCACCGGACCCGACGATGGTACCATGGACGAGGCACTCCGCCGCGACATGCTCGACGCCTGCGGCGCCGCGGACCTGCCGCTGGACACCGACCCCGCCACGTTCTTCGACCCGGACACGCCGTTCGTCGTCGACAACGACTTCTACAAGCAGCTGATGAGCAACAGGACGCTGCTGCAGGTGGACCAGGAGGCCGCCACCAACCCCTGCACCGCGCCGCACGTCGCCTACTACGCCGCCACCCCCGACGCGTTCGTGCGGAGGTTCTCCGAGGCCATGGCCAAGCTCAGCAACGTCGGCGTGCTAGAGGGCGACGCCGGTGAGGTCaggaaggtctgctcaaggtacAACTAA